A portion of the Flavobacterium magnum genome contains these proteins:
- a CDS encoding GSCFA domain-containing protein encodes MQFTTTVPIPESHHKLDYKSCIVSLGSCFAERIGEKLGYYQFHHTVNPFGIIFQPLALAKIIRFAAIRKVFSEADVFHNNDAWHCFDAHSALSSVYRDGLIDNLNASVAQLSRGLEAATHLIVTLGTAWLYKHDQTNEYVANCHKVPQRYFSRELLSAEAVADSLRQIISSVYSINPGCHIIFTVSPVRHIKDGFVENQYSKANLISALHKTLSASEASYFPSYEIMMDELRDYRFYAEDMLHPSQAAVNYIWQRFAETHISETAIPIMDKVASIQKGLAHRPFNPDTAQHQLFLEKLQAQIAKMRSRFPHMTF; translated from the coding sequence ATGCAGTTTACTACCACTGTCCCCATCCCGGAAAGCCACCACAAGCTGGATTACAAATCCTGCATTGTGTCATTGGGTTCGTGTTTTGCCGAACGCATCGGGGAGAAGCTGGGCTATTACCAGTTCCACCACACGGTCAATCCTTTCGGCATTATTTTCCAGCCGCTGGCCCTGGCCAAAATCATCCGCTTTGCGGCCATCCGGAAAGTTTTCAGCGAAGCGGACGTCTTCCATAACAATGACGCGTGGCACTGTTTTGATGCGCACTCGGCGCTCAGCAGCGTCTACCGTGATGGCCTGATCGACAACCTGAATGCATCGGTGGCGCAATTGTCACGCGGACTCGAAGCCGCGACACATCTTATCGTGACACTCGGCACCGCATGGTTGTACAAGCACGACCAGACCAATGAATATGTCGCCAATTGCCATAAGGTGCCACAACGCTATTTTTCCAGGGAATTGCTGTCTGCGGAGGCGGTGGCGGACAGCCTCAGGCAAATCATCAGCTCGGTTTATTCCATCAATCCGGGTTGCCACATTATTTTCACGGTATCGCCTGTGCGGCACATCAAGGATGGTTTTGTGGAAAACCAATACAGCAAGGCAAACCTGATTTCGGCGCTGCATAAAACGCTGTCGGCTTCTGAGGCGTCGTATTTCCCGTCTTACGAAATCATGATGGACGAGTTGCGTGACTACCGCTTTTACGCAGAAGACATGCTGCACCCCAGTCAGGCCGCTGTCAATTACATCTGGCAAAGGTTCGCTGAAACCCACATCAGCGAAACCGCCATCCCGATCATGGACAAGGTGGCCTCGATACAGAAAGGCTTGGCTCACCGCCCATTTAATCCGGATACTGCGCAACATCAGTTGTTTCTCGAGAAACTGCAGGCCCAGATTGCCAAAATGCGGTCGCGGTTCCCGCACATGACCTTCTGA
- the alaS gene encoding alanine--tRNA ligase, with protein MKSQEIRQQFLDFFQSKGHLIVPSAPIVLKDDPTLMFNNSGMAQFKEYFLGNAVPKSKRIADTQKCLRVSGKHNDLEEVGIDTYHHTMFEMLGNWSFGDYFKKDAIHWAWELLTEVYKIDKDILYVTVFEGSKEENVPFDQEAWDIWKTLISEDRILLGNKKDNFWEMGDQGPCGPCSEIHVDIRSAEEKAKTPGKELVNADHPHVVEIWNNVFMEFNRKADGSLEKLPAQHVDTGMGFERLCMVLQGVQSNYDTDVFMPLIQKIESVTGKQYTIKAANEAEEKTNIAIRVIADHVRAVAFAIADGQLPSNTGAGYVIRRILRRAIRYGFTFLETKEAFIYQLVDTLASQMGASFPEIVSQKALVMNVIKEEENSFLRTLDQGLQLLDNVVKGTEGNEVSGNKAFELYDTFGFPKDLTALILKEKGMAYNEADFDKAMFEQKTRSRAASEVSTDDWTILTEGNTETFVGYDLLVNEVKITRYRKVDSKKDGQLYQLVLDHTPFYPEGGGQVGDKGTLSSANESIDIIDTKKENNLILHFTRTLPENLDRPFIAKVNRELRSETAGNHSATHLMHQALRTILGTHVEQKGSLVSPDYLRFDFSHFSKVTDEQLKEVENFVNARIQEHLPLVEKRNMPFNEAVAEGAMALFGEKYGDSVRAIRFGESIELCGGIHVQNTADIWYFKIVSESAVAAGIRRIEAITGEAVQRFFAAQEKALDDIKAALKNPQDSLKAVVSLQEENAKLARQVEFLMKDKIKNMKSAFVSQLEEINGVKFLATKVDLDAAGAKDLAYEVGGTANNIFLVFATADEGKPMLTCYISKELVASKDLNAGKVVRELGKYIEGGGGGQPFFATAGGKDVLGIPEALEKAVDFVR; from the coding sequence ATGAAGTCACAGGAAATACGCCAACAGTTTCTCGATTTTTTCCAAAGTAAAGGCCACCTCATCGTGCCCTCAGCGCCCATCGTATTAAAAGACGACCCCACGCTGATGTTCAACAACTCCGGTATGGCACAGTTCAAGGAATATTTCCTTGGCAATGCCGTCCCGAAAAGCAAGCGCATCGCCGACACCCAGAAATGCCTGCGCGTGTCCGGAAAGCACAACGATCTCGAGGAAGTGGGTATCGATACCTACCACCATACGATGTTCGAGATGCTCGGCAACTGGAGCTTTGGCGATTATTTCAAGAAAGACGCCATCCACTGGGCCTGGGAACTGCTCACGGAAGTGTATAAAATCGATAAGGATATTCTTTACGTCACTGTTTTTGAAGGTTCGAAAGAAGAAAACGTGCCGTTCGACCAGGAAGCCTGGGACATCTGGAAAACACTGATTTCCGAAGACCGGATTTTATTGGGAAATAAAAAAGACAACTTCTGGGAAATGGGAGATCAGGGGCCGTGCGGACCCTGCTCTGAAATCCACGTCGACATCCGTTCCGCGGAAGAAAAAGCTAAAACCCCGGGCAAGGAACTCGTCAATGCAGACCACCCACATGTCGTCGAAATCTGGAACAATGTTTTCATGGAATTCAACCGCAAGGCGGACGGTTCACTCGAAAAATTACCCGCGCAGCACGTCGATACCGGAATGGGTTTCGAGCGCCTTTGTATGGTATTGCAGGGCGTACAATCCAACTACGATACCGATGTGTTCATGCCTTTGATCCAAAAGATTGAAAGTGTCACCGGGAAGCAATATACCATCAAAGCGGCCAATGAGGCCGAAGAGAAAACCAATATCGCCATCCGCGTCATTGCCGACCATGTGCGCGCCGTAGCCTTCGCTATTGCTGACGGTCAATTGCCGTCAAACACCGGTGCCGGATACGTGATCCGCAGGATTTTACGCCGCGCCATCCGTTACGGCTTTACGTTTCTGGAAACCAAAGAAGCTTTCATTTACCAATTGGTCGACACCTTGGCCAGCCAGATGGGGGCGTCATTCCCTGAGATTGTTTCGCAAAAGGCATTGGTCATGAACGTGATTAAGGAAGAGGAAAATTCCTTCTTAAGGACCCTGGATCAGGGACTGCAATTGCTCGACAACGTCGTCAAAGGCACCGAAGGAAACGAAGTCTCCGGAAACAAGGCATTCGAATTGTACGATACTTTCGGTTTCCCGAAAGATCTGACGGCGTTGATCCTGAAAGAAAAAGGCATGGCGTATAATGAAGCCGATTTCGATAAGGCGATGTTCGAACAGAAAACCCGTTCTCGCGCCGCCTCAGAAGTATCCACAGACGACTGGACGATCTTGACCGAAGGCAATACAGAAACTTTCGTAGGTTATGATTTATTAGTCAACGAAGTCAAAATCACGCGTTACCGTAAAGTCGATTCGAAAAAAGACGGCCAACTGTACCAACTCGTTTTGGACCATACGCCATTCTATCCGGAAGGCGGGGGGCAGGTAGGCGATAAAGGCACCTTGTCGAGTGCCAATGAAAGCATCGACATCATCGACACCAAAAAAGAGAACAACCTGATCCTGCATTTTACGCGTACCCTGCCCGAAAACCTGGACAGGCCGTTTATTGCAAAAGTAAACCGGGAATTGCGTTCTGAAACCGCCGGCAACCACTCGGCGACACACCTGATGCACCAGGCATTGCGCACCATACTGGGTACGCACGTCGAGCAAAAAGGCTCACTGGTAAGTCCGGATTACCTGCGTTTCGACTTTTCGCATTTCTCTAAGGTCACTGACGAGCAATTGAAGGAAGTCGAAAACTTCGTCAATGCCAGGATCCAGGAGCATTTGCCATTGGTAGAAAAAAGAAACATGCCGTTTAATGAGGCGGTGGCGGAAGGCGCTATGGCTTTGTTCGGGGAGAAATATGGGGATTCAGTACGTGCCATCCGTTTCGGCGAAAGCATCGAGCTTTGTGGTGGCATCCACGTACAGAATACGGCTGATATCTGGTATTTCAAGATCGTCAGCGAAAGCGCCGTGGCAGCGGGAATCCGTCGTATCGAAGCCATTACCGGTGAAGCCGTACAGCGTTTCTTTGCCGCTCAGGAAAAAGCGTTGGACGACATCAAAGCCGCATTGAAGAATCCGCAGGATTCACTGAAAGCCGTCGTTTCGCTGCAGGAGGAAAATGCAAAACTCGCCCGCCAGGTCGAATTCCTGATGAAGGATAAGATCAAGAATATGAAAAGTGCTTTCGTGTCACAGCTGGAGGAAATCAATGGCGTAAAGTTTCTGGCCACCAAAGTTGATCTGGATGCTGCCGGCGCGAAGGACCTGGCCTATGAAGTTGGTGGTACTGCAAATAATATTTTCCTTGTTTTCGCTACTGCAGATGAGGGCAAGCCCATGCTGACGTGCTATATCTCAAAAGAACTCGTGGCTTCCAAAGACCTGAATGCGGGGAAAGTCGTCCGCGAGCTTGGGAAATACATTGAAGGCGGCGGCGGCGGACAGCCATTCTTCGCCACGGCCGGCGGTAAAGATGTTCTGGGCATTCCCGAAGCATTGGAAAAGGCGGTTGATTTCGTAAGGTAA
- a CDS encoding M23 family metallopeptidase, which translates to MKKVKYYFDPESLAYKKISPKKRRSFAYISLFLLSSALFGTLAFIALLNTPYFETPKDRLQAREIDNMKIRYAILNKKMDQIDEVLAGIEERDNNIYRVYFNTSAIPDEQRKAGFGGVNRYKELEGYNNSELVINTTKRVDVLSKELVIQSKSLDEIMKLAKEKNKLLSAIPAIQPVRNENLRAVASGFGYRSDPFTKVRKFHAGMDFSSKTGTPIYATGDGVVERADNTVSGYGNHIVIRHGYGYETLYGHLSKYKVRAGARVKRGDIIGYVGSTGRSEAPHLHYEVHKNGEVVNPLNFYYGNISAAEYVAISKLANQENQSLD; encoded by the coding sequence ATGAAGAAGGTAAAATATTATTTTGATCCCGAAAGCCTGGCGTACAAAAAAATCAGCCCGAAAAAACGCCGGAGTTTTGCCTATATTTCGCTATTTTTATTGTCCTCGGCGTTGTTTGGTACGCTGGCGTTTATCGCACTGCTCAATACGCCGTATTTCGAGACCCCGAAAGACCGGCTTCAGGCGCGCGAGATCGACAACATGAAAATCCGCTATGCGATCCTGAACAAGAAGATGGACCAGATTGATGAGGTATTGGCCGGGATTGAGGAGCGTGACAATAACATTTACAGGGTCTATTTCAACACGTCGGCGATTCCGGACGAGCAGCGTAAGGCAGGATTTGGCGGCGTGAACCGTTATAAGGAACTGGAAGGCTATAACAACTCGGAACTGGTGATCAATACGACAAAGCGCGTCGATGTACTGTCTAAGGAATTGGTGATACAGTCGAAATCGCTCGACGAGATCATGAAACTCGCGAAGGAAAAGAACAAACTGCTGTCGGCCATACCGGCGATACAGCCCGTACGCAATGAGAACCTGCGTGCGGTCGCCTCCGGTTTCGGATACCGCAGCGATCCGTTTACGAAGGTGCGGAAGTTTCATGCGGGCATGGATTTCTCTTCAAAAACCGGCACGCCCATCTACGCGACCGGCGACGGCGTAGTCGAACGTGCAGACAATACCGTCTCGGGTTACGGCAACCACATTGTGATCCGGCATGGTTATGGTTACGAGACGCTGTACGGGCATTTGAGCAAATACAAAGTGCGGGCCGGAGCGCGCGTCAAACGCGGCGATATCATCGGGTACGTAGGCAGCACGGGGCGTTCAGAGGCGCCGCACCTGCATTATGAGGTGCACAAGAACGGGGAAGTCGTAAACCCGCTGAATTTTTATTACGGCAATATCTCGGCTGCAGAATATGTGGCCATATCCAAACTAGCTAACCAGGAAAACCAATCTCTCGATTAA
- a CDS encoding MerR family transcriptional regulator, producing the protein MHIDLPPGKRYYSIGEVSKAFDVNASLIRFWDKEFDILKPKKNAKGNRMFTPEDVKNLQLIYHLVKERGFTLEGARTHLKEGQKKTLDKFEIISKLEGIRAQLVSIKNEL; encoded by the coding sequence ATGCATATAGACTTACCACCCGGAAAACGATATTACAGTATAGGCGAAGTGTCTAAGGCTTTTGATGTGAATGCGTCATTGATCCGCTTTTGGGACAAGGAATTTGACATCCTGAAACCCAAGAAAAACGCCAAAGGCAACCGCATGTTTACGCCCGAAGATGTAAAGAACCTCCAGCTGATTTACCATCTCGTAAAAGAACGCGGGTTTACGCTCGAAGGCGCGCGGACCCATTTGAAGGAAGGGCAGAAAAAGACGCTTGATAAATTTGAGATCATCAGCAAACTCGAGGGAATCCGCGCACAATTGGTCAGTATCAAAAATGAATTGTAA
- a CDS encoding LemA family protein, whose protein sequence is MRKFLPWIIVAGIVIIIVIWAMGIQNKALGYSQAVGKEWGNVDAAYQRRNDLIGNLVNTVKGAADFEKTTLTAVIEARSKATSVTVDPTNITPEQLIKFQQAQSGLSSSLSRLLVNVERYPELKANSNFLKLQDELASTENQILTARTRFNESVQAYNGYVLAVPQKWFLSYPEKPFFKSVEGADKPVEVKF, encoded by the coding sequence ATGAGAAAATTTTTGCCTTGGATTATCGTAGCCGGTATTGTAATTATCATTGTCATATGGGCGATGGGAATCCAGAACAAAGCGCTTGGTTACAGCCAGGCTGTCGGAAAAGAATGGGGAAATGTCGATGCCGCTTACCAAAGACGGAATGACCTGATCGGCAACCTCGTCAATACGGTGAAAGGCGCTGCCGATTTCGAGAAAACGACGCTGACCGCAGTTATTGAAGCACGATCGAAAGCGACGTCGGTAACGGTTGACCCGACAAACATCACGCCGGAACAGCTGATCAAATTCCAGCAGGCACAATCAGGCCTTTCCTCGAGCCTCTCGCGATTACTCGTCAACGTGGAAAGGTATCCTGAACTCAAAGCCAACAGCAATTTCCTGAAATTACAGGATGAACTGGCCAGCACCGAAAACCAGATCCTTACGGCAAGGACACGTTTCAACGAATCTGTGCAGGCCTACAACGGCTACGTACTTGCGGTGCCGCAGAAATGGTTCCTGAGCTATCCTGAAAAACCGTTCTTCAAATCAGTTGAAGGCGCCGACAAACCCGTAGAGGTAAAATTCTAG
- a CDS encoding TPM domain-containing protein: MLNLENFLTKEEEQQIVEAIQKAEKETSGEIRVHIEKTTSIAAFERAVEVFNLLDMHQTELKNGVLIYLAVEDKAFAICGDKGIDEVVPEGFWDSTKEVMLAHFKNGDFKQGLIDGILRAGRELQQHFPCTDDDKDELSNEISRG; the protein is encoded by the coding sequence ATGCTGAACCTCGAAAATTTTCTTACCAAAGAAGAAGAGCAGCAAATCGTTGAGGCGATACAAAAGGCTGAAAAGGAAACTTCCGGAGAAATCAGGGTTCATATAGAAAAAACAACTTCCATCGCTGCGTTTGAGCGCGCGGTGGAAGTTTTTAATTTATTGGACATGCACCAGACCGAACTTAAGAACGGCGTACTGATTTACCTCGCGGTCGAAGACAAGGCATTTGCCATATGTGGCGATAAGGGCATAGACGAGGTCGTTCCTGAAGGCTTTTGGGACTCTACAAAAGAAGTGATGCTGGCCCATTTCAAAAACGGGGATTTTAAACAGGGATTAATCGACGGCATATTGCGTGCCGGGCGCGAATTGCAGCAGCATTTCCCGTGTACCGATGACGACAAGGACGAACTTTCGAACGAAATATCAAGAGGCTAA
- a CDS encoding TPM domain-containing protein, translating into MKKRITILTFFVFFLLAQNASAQFEIPPKPDFQTSVYDYAHLLSEADKAQLEEKLIRYSDSTSNQIVVAIIETLNGDNIETLTPNWGHKWGVGGSEKDDNGVMIVLAKKERKIWISAGYGLEDRLTAGIGGEITRNIIVPEFKAGDYYAGLDKGTDAIFEVIKGKYKGERKEKKSEKNRFPFGAILVIIIIIAAASRGKGGRGGRGGGGGIGLGEMILLSSLGRGGSGFGGGGSSGGGGFGGGFGGGGFSGGGSGGSW; encoded by the coding sequence ATGAAAAAACGCATTACTATACTGACCTTTTTTGTGTTTTTTTTACTGGCACAAAACGCTTCGGCACAATTCGAGATTCCGCCAAAACCGGATTTCCAGACGAGTGTTTACGACTACGCGCACCTGCTTAGTGAGGCCGATAAGGCGCAATTGGAGGAGAAGCTGATCCGGTATTCGGATTCCACGTCCAACCAGATTGTCGTTGCCATCATCGAAACGCTGAACGGCGACAATATTGAAACCCTCACCCCAAACTGGGGGCACAAATGGGGTGTCGGCGGCAGTGAAAAAGACGACAATGGCGTGATGATCGTGCTTGCAAAAAAAGAACGCAAAATTTGGATTTCTGCCGGATACGGTCTTGAAGACAGGCTTACTGCCGGAATCGGCGGGGAAATCACCCGAAACATCATCGTCCCGGAGTTTAAGGCTGGTGATTATTATGCCGGGCTAGACAAGGGTACCGACGCCATTTTTGAGGTCATCAAAGGAAAATACAAAGGCGAGCGAAAAGAGAAGAAGTCGGAAAAAAACCGGTTTCCCTTTGGCGCCATCCTCGTCATTATCATCATCATTGCAGCCGCATCCCGTGGGAAAGGCGGTCGTGGTGGGCGTGGCGGCGGCGGTGGCATTGGGCTCGGTGAGATGATTCTCCTGAGTAGCCTCGGACGCGGCGGTTCCGGATTTGGCGGCGGCGGGTCCTCAGGCGGTGGTGGCTTTGGCGGCGGTTTCGGCGGCGGCGGATTTTCCGGCGGCGGATCCGGCGGAAGCTGGTAA
- a CDS encoding outer membrane beta-barrel protein: MKRLLSCLSLMLFCFMSHAQNITIRGRILEKSTNLPMESATVYLTSVKDSTIIDYTISDKKGHFSLTTKKIKQPAFLKVSFIGFTDYTQQMDELLSDKDFGDLAIEELPRSLSEVVVKSQAPPVRIKKDTLEFNASSFKVSPDANVESLLKQLPGVEIDANGKITVNGKEVNNILVNGKPFFGKDGKIATENLPAEIIDKVQVTDTKTKEEELSNQAASSDEKTINLTIQKNMNKGLFGKFSAGKGSDDRYESSGLINYFKDEQKFSFLGSSNNINSIGFSMDEVFDSMGGGRNVYMSGDGSFNIDGQQYGGGSGITQSGLAGVNYADQYFKKLETGGSYMYTNAKTRNDYKSRTETLLPDAATGESQSYLRESSGSSDKLHEGHNMNMDLEYKIDSLTTFSVRPRIKKNFDNSKNFFTQKSFNAAGLVNENNGSATSIANDGEIGDELYFNKSFKKKGRVLGVTFNNAHRSSESDNFNDSETLYYQDPDKTEDIRHQRERNHTRLDEYYARIGYTEPITDSVGVTLRAGYSWKNSGTSKNTFNRNDLTGDYSNYSDLLSYGLESGTKSFMPTASFYVRKTKYSAGFTVGPQFISFDNSRDYLGARRDLSKNYVLGNANGWFNYRLSKSKSVYTYYSYEVQLPTVEQLLLQDFSSPLVTITGNENLRPSKTHNIYLNYNDYDYAKRSGLYLYSGINYKTDDIVSTNVFDEQNLTSTLSYANVDFAYSGYMGINIDKTIKRGAHKFRPSVGINANYNYNKGFTNNKLYKAFGYALNPEASLSYEYGEILTLQPSYRYEFNQTDYDNYSIDKSSNFRHVFKMENTVKWPKHVIFGTDFGYTYNSNIADGFRKDFYLLNTSLGYNFWNDKLLAKVKVYDILNQNTNTSRTITPEYISDMQNTVLKRYVMFSLTYKIEKFGGKKKNEWEMEE, from the coding sequence ATGAAGAGACTATTGTCCTGCCTCTCCCTTATGCTCTTTTGTTTCATGTCCCATGCCCAAAACATCACCATCCGGGGGCGTATTCTCGAGAAAAGCACCAACCTCCCGATGGAATCCGCAACGGTATACCTCACCAGCGTAAAGGATTCCACGATTATCGATTACACGATTTCCGACAAAAAAGGCCATTTTTCACTGACAACCAAAAAAATAAAGCAGCCTGCATTCCTCAAAGTCTCTTTCATCGGTTTTACAGATTACACGCAGCAAATGGACGAATTGTTGTCCGACAAGGATTTTGGTGATCTCGCCATAGAGGAACTGCCGCGCAGCCTCAGCGAAGTCGTCGTCAAATCGCAGGCGCCGCCGGTCCGGATCAAGAAAGACACCCTAGAGTTTAACGCCTCGTCGTTTAAGGTCAGTCCCGATGCCAATGTGGAGTCGCTGCTCAAGCAGTTGCCCGGGGTCGAGATCGACGCCAACGGAAAAATTACTGTGAATGGAAAGGAAGTCAACAATATCCTGGTGAACGGCAAACCGTTTTTCGGCAAGGACGGCAAAATCGCGACCGAAAACCTTCCCGCCGAAATTATCGATAAGGTGCAGGTGACCGATACCAAGACCAAGGAAGAAGAGCTGTCAAACCAGGCCGCAAGTTCTGATGAAAAAACCATCAACCTCACCATCCAGAAGAATATGAATAAAGGGCTGTTTGGAAAATTCAGCGCCGGGAAAGGTTCGGACGACCGTTATGAATCGAGCGGACTGATCAATTATTTCAAGGACGAACAGAAGTTCAGCTTCCTGGGCTCCTCAAACAACATCAACTCGATTGGCTTTTCGATGGACGAAGTGTTCGATTCCATGGGGGGCGGCCGCAACGTGTACATGAGCGGCGACGGCAGTTTTAACATCGACGGGCAGCAGTATGGCGGCGGCAGCGGAATTACCCAATCCGGTTTGGCAGGCGTGAATTATGCCGACCAGTATTTCAAAAAACTTGAAACGGGCGGCAGCTATATGTATACGAATGCCAAAACCCGGAATGACTACAAGAGCCGCACCGAAACGTTGCTTCCCGATGCCGCTACGGGCGAAAGCCAGTCCTATCTTCGGGAATCCTCCGGGAGCTCAGACAAGCTGCATGAGGGGCATAATATGAACATGGACCTGGAATATAAGATCGATTCGCTGACGACTTTTTCCGTGCGTCCGCGGATCAAGAAGAATTTCGACAACAGTAAGAACTTCTTTACGCAGAAGTCGTTTAACGCAGCAGGGCTGGTCAATGAAAACAACGGTTCAGCCACTTCAATAGCGAATGACGGCGAGATAGGCGATGAGTTGTACTTCAACAAGAGTTTTAAAAAGAAGGGCAGGGTTTTGGGTGTGACATTCAACAATGCGCACAGAAGCAGCGAATCAGACAACTTCAACGATTCGGAGACATTGTATTATCAGGATCCCGACAAGACCGAGGATATCCGCCACCAGCGCGAACGGAACCATACGCGGCTGGATGAGTACTACGCACGCATTGGGTACACGGAACCCATTACTGATTCCGTTGGAGTGACACTCCGCGCCGGCTACAGCTGGAAAAATTCAGGCACTTCGAAAAACACTTTCAACCGCAACGACCTTACGGGAGATTACAGCAATTACAGTGATTTATTATCTTACGGACTAGAGTCCGGTACGAAGAGCTTCATGCCCACAGCGTCCTTCTATGTCCGCAAAACCAAGTACAGCGCTGGGTTTACCGTGGGGCCGCAGTTTATTTCATTTGACAACAGCAGGGATTACCTTGGGGCGCGTCGCGACCTCAGCAAAAATTATGTACTGGGCAATGCGAATGGCTGGTTCAACTACCGCCTTAGCAAATCGAAATCGGTTTATACATATTACAGTTATGAGGTTCAGCTGCCGACGGTCGAGCAATTGTTGCTTCAGGATTTTTCCTCTCCGCTCGTAACAATCACCGGGAATGAAAACCTGAGGCCTTCAAAAACCCATAATATCTACCTGAATTACAACGATTACGACTACGCCAAAAGGTCCGGGTTGTATTTGTATTCGGGAATCAATTACAAGACCGACGACATCGTTTCCACCAATGTGTTTGACGAACAAAACCTGACCAGCACGCTTTCTTACGCCAATGTCGATTTTGCCTACTCGGGTTATATGGGCATCAATATTGACAAGACAATCAAGCGTGGCGCACACAAATTCAGGCCGAGCGTAGGCATCAATGCCAATTACAACTACAATAAAGGGTTTACGAACAACAAGTTATATAAGGCGTTTGGCTATGCGCTGAATCCGGAAGCCTCGCTGTCGTATGAATACGGCGAAATACTGACGCTGCAGCCTTCTTACCGTTATGAGTTCAACCAGACGGATTATGACAATTACTCGATTGACAAATCATCGAACTTTAGGCATGTGTTCAAGATGGAAAACACCGTCAAATGGCCAAAGCATGTTATTTTCGGAACCGATTTCGGATACACCTACAACTCGAATATCGCTGATGGTTTCAGGAAGGATTTCTACCTGCTCAATACCAGCCTTGGGTACAATTTCTGGAATGACAAATTGCTGGCCAAAGTGAAGGTCTACGACATCCTGAACCAAAATACCAATACCTCGCGCACCATTACACCGGAATACATCTCAGACATGCAGAACACCGTGCTGAAACGCTATGTCATGTTCTCGCTGACCTATAAGATTGAAAAGTTCGGTGGAAAAAAGAAGAATGAATGGGAGATGGAGGAGTAG
- the der gene encoding ribosome biogenesis GTPase Der, with protein MSNIVAIVGRPNVGKSTLFNRLIKRREAIVDAVAGVTRDRNYGKSEWNGKEFSVIDTGGYVRGSDDVFEGEIRKQVELAIDEADVIIFVVDVEEGITPMDDTVAKLLRKVTKPVLLAVNKVDNAMREKEAIEFYNLGLGDYYTFASISGSGTGELLDALIEAFPDKPEPTQEETELPRFAVVGRPNAGKSSFINALIGEDRYIVTDIAGTTRDAIDTKFNRFGFEFNLMDTAGIRRKAKVKEDLEFYSVMRSVRAIEHADICILIIDATRGFEGQDQSIFWLAEKNRKGVVILVNKWDLVEKDTMSTRDYEAKIRKEIEPFTDVPILFVSALTKQRLLKALEASVQVFESRKQRIPTSKFNDHMLKVIESYPPPALKGKYVKIKYCMQLPTNTPQFVFFANLPQYVKEPYKRFLENKIREKWDFSGVPIDIYIREK; from the coding sequence ATGAGCAATATCGTCGCCATCGTAGGAAGGCCAAATGTAGGGAAGTCAACATTATTCAACCGATTGATTAAGAGAAGGGAAGCCATTGTGGATGCCGTGGCGGGGGTAACCCGCGACCGCAATTACGGCAAGAGCGAGTGGAACGGAAAGGAGTTTTCGGTGATTGATACCGGCGGCTACGTACGTGGTTCTGATGATGTTTTTGAAGGCGAAATCCGCAAGCAGGTCGAACTGGCCATCGACGAGGCGGATGTCATCATTTTTGTGGTCGATGTCGAAGAAGGCATTACGCCTATGGACGATACCGTGGCAAAATTGCTGCGCAAGGTGACCAAGCCTGTGCTGTTGGCCGTCAATAAAGTCGACAACGCGATGCGCGAGAAGGAAGCGATTGAATTTTACAACCTCGGACTAGGGGATTATTATACATTTGCCAGTATTTCGGGCAGCGGCACGGGCGAATTGCTCGATGCCCTGATAGAGGCGTTCCCAGACAAGCCTGAACCTACACAGGAGGAAACCGAGTTGCCGCGCTTTGCCGTGGTAGGCCGTCCGAATGCAGGGAAATCAAGTTTTATCAATGCACTCATCGGTGAAGACCGTTATATCGTTACAGACATAGCCGGTACCACGCGTGATGCGATCGACACCAAATTCAACCGTTTCGGATTCGAATTTAACCTCATGGATACCGCCGGAATCCGCCGCAAGGCGAAGGTCAAGGAAGATCTTGAGTTTTATTCGGTGATGCGTTCGGTGCGGGCCATCGAGCACGCCGACATCTGTATCCTGATTATTGATGCGACGCGCGGTTTCGAAGGGCAGGACCAGAGCATCTTCTGGCTTGCCGAAAAGAATCGTAAAGGCGTCGTGATTTTAGTCAATAAGTGGGATCTGGTTGAAAAGGATACCATGTCTACGCGCGACTATGAAGCGAAAATCCGCAAGGAAATTGAACCGTTTACCGATGTGCCGATTTTATTCGTTTCGGCACTCACCAAGCAGCGTTTGCTGAAAGCGCTCGAAGCGTCGGTGCAGGTTTTTGAAAGCCGCAAGCAGCGCATCCCGACATCCAAATTCAACGACCATATGCTCAAGGTCATTGAAAGTTATCCGCCGCCGGCACTCAAAGGCAAATATGTGAAAATCAAGTACTGCATGCAGTTGCCCACCAATACGCCGCAATTCGTGTTCTTTGCAAACCTCCCTCAGTATGTGAAAGAGCCGTATAAGCGTTTCCTCGAAAACAAGATCCGGGAGAAATGGGATTTTTCAGGTGTGCCCATAGATATTTACATCCGCGAGAAGTAG